One region of Hydrogenobaculum sp. Y04AAS1 genomic DNA includes:
- a CDS encoding prepilin-type N-terminal cleavage/methylation domain-containing protein has protein sequence MKDVFVLREELSKKRGLSKGDVLNQDGAPLSKSTHDKSATQYVKRGRYRSGFTLIELLVVIAIIAILAAIAIPQYIQYMHNAASGAALADARQCLDEVTAQSTAAAALGASNTIDPAISAACPTISSTACTCVVVKGIATGTGICTSNTNGAGCTSI, from the coding sequence ATGAAAGATGTGTTTGTGTTGAGAGAAGAGCTCTCTAAAAAAAGAGGCCTAAGTAAGGGTGATGTCCTTAATCAAGATGGTGCGCCTTTATCTAAATCCACTCACGACAAGTCTGCCACGCAATATGTAAAACGCGGACGCTACCGCTCTGGTTTTACCCTTATCGAGCTTTTGGTGGTTATAGCCATCATTGCTATCTTGGCAGCGATAGCAATACCCCAGTACATTCAATATATGCATAATGCCGCTTCTGGTGCTGCTTTAGCAGATGCAAGACAATGTCTTGATGAAGTAACAGCTCAAAGTACAGCAGCAGCTGCTCTTGGAGCAAGCAACACTATAGATCCTGCTATATCAGCAGCTTGTCCTACTATATCAAGCACTGCTTGTACTTGTGTAGTTGTAAAAGGTATAGCTACAGGTACTGGTATATGTACGTCTAATACTAATGGTGCTGGTTGTACATCAATTTAA